A part of Terriglobia bacterium genomic DNA contains:
- the pglW gene encoding BREX system serine/threonine kinase PglW, protein MSSDRWKEISPSRFPWERDALDFIRQGLPDCDPYRAWSNFEFIASDGSINEVDLLVFTPHGLFLVEIKSNPGRLLGDAGTWTWENEGKLVTTDSPLILANLKARKLRGLLEQQKVSRKKGHLPFIEALVFCSAPDLRCDLQGVARTRVCLRDREAAPDAHARPGILAAVVRRDCPGLDQSVRGAHDRPMARLIGQAMEQAGIRASQRYRKVGDYVLENLIGEGPGYQDWQAAHAQLTNVRRRVRIYVLPLDATSGDRKTIERAANREFQLLDTLLHPGILRIYGFTQHELGPALVFEDDPHFVRLDHFLAERKDQLGPDSQLSLLRQIAEAVRYAHQKKIVHRALCPQSILVQPSGETPQIKVFNWQVGYRAGTTSSGVSHPVTPTSHLDQFVEAAGTAYMAPEAFADEDGTGEYLDVFSLGAIAYHLFSGVPPAANGLELSNKLRETKGLQISSVLNGACEALQYLIQYSTHPEVPSRTDSVVDFLQELDEVEEELTSPESKSIEDPSRAQPGDMLPGDLKVSRRLGQGAFSVVLLVEHNGEDFILKAASTPDHNTRIKGEAEVLQKLRHPHIVEFEKQLVLGTRNAFLMRPVYSEKEKRIIETLGQRLRKEGKLHIDLLQRFGEDLLETVNYLEEQGFPHRDIKPDNIAIGMLGRGDKLHLVLFDFSLSRTPPENIRAGTTGYLDPLLPIRKAWDLHAERYAAAVTLYELATGMLPKWGDGATDPSHLDCEITIDAELFEAGLRDQLAEFFTRAFRRNVAERSDNAEEMLRSWRACFEAIEEPGTLADKEDDSRLRGLLAEASFDTQIHELGLGTRATNALDRANILTVEDLLTVPLRRLLRLRGVGNKTRREISAIRRMLLEQLGKPLREKPSVPVEAEPPRESIDLATLSIDMLVRRVAGAGGRGRETTQHVLRAILGLESESPEWPTQSDVARTLKITRARVSQLVGQFQNRWSRDPAITRIRSDIADILAGQAGAMSLRELTEAVLTARGSTEDEPQRTRLACAVVRASVEVERTMAESRFIVHLAESGILVAATQELANYAIRLGQVADRLAEEDPLVVPTRAIERLREIQPPAGMVITDSRLLRMASAASRHAAVSSRQELYPRNMDAARALKLSQGALLGVRSLTIEQIRERVSSRYPEAQPAPDRPMLDDLLRQAGLDFEWDPEGREGTGCYTSRLSERPSISTRTESLPRHPTGRDLSPAGEVTPDFAEARQFEERLQRAAKGGAFLTLLVNPNYHRNYQKAMKELSSRFPVQLVDFEEVFLEALRHAATKARVSWDLVVKTDATPGQGDWDKLMLLVGRAMNAVEQRFLRAEKTMLIVYAGLLARYDRMDFLERMRDRIGRRDGIHGLWLLVPGDDQALLDGKAIPIISPGQRARIPNSWIENQHRAPAGGGDPA, encoded by the coding sequence ATCTCATCGGATCGATGGAAAGAAATCTCCCCTTCCCGCTTTCCATGGGAACGGGATGCTCTCGATTTCATCCGCCAGGGCCTGCCCGACTGCGACCCTTATCGGGCCTGGTCCAACTTCGAATTCATCGCGTCCGATGGTAGCATCAATGAGGTCGACCTTCTCGTCTTCACACCGCATGGCCTTTTTCTTGTCGAAATCAAAAGCAATCCCGGCCGGCTTCTCGGGGATGCGGGCACTTGGACTTGGGAGAACGAGGGTAAGCTCGTCACAACAGACAGCCCTTTGATCTTGGCAAACCTCAAAGCTAGAAAGCTCCGCGGATTGCTCGAGCAGCAGAAAGTCAGTCGCAAAAAAGGCCACCTTCCCTTCATCGAGGCTCTCGTTTTCTGCTCGGCTCCTGACCTGCGATGCGATTTGCAGGGAGTGGCGCGCACGCGCGTCTGCCTCCGTGACCGGGAGGCCGCTCCGGATGCGCATGCCCGGCCGGGCATTCTCGCCGCTGTCGTGCGCCGCGATTGCCCTGGCCTTGACCAATCCGTCCGAGGAGCCCACGATCGCCCGATGGCCAGACTCATCGGCCAAGCCATGGAGCAGGCAGGCATTCGGGCTTCACAGAGATATCGGAAGGTGGGGGATTATGTCCTGGAAAACCTCATCGGTGAAGGCCCCGGATACCAGGATTGGCAGGCCGCTCACGCCCAGCTAACGAACGTGAGACGCCGGGTGCGGATTTATGTCTTGCCATTGGACGCGACTTCCGGAGATCGCAAGACTATCGAACGCGCCGCGAACCGCGAATTCCAGCTCCTCGATACCCTGCTTCATCCAGGAATCCTCCGCATCTACGGCTTTACGCAGCACGAACTGGGGCCGGCATTAGTCTTCGAAGATGATCCTCATTTTGTCCGGCTCGACCATTTCCTCGCCGAACGGAAAGACCAGCTTGGCCCGGACAGTCAGCTTAGCCTGCTCCGGCAGATTGCCGAGGCCGTCCGTTACGCGCACCAGAAAAAAATTGTCCATCGTGCGCTGTGTCCGCAGAGTATTCTGGTCCAGCCATCGGGAGAGACACCCCAAATCAAGGTCTTCAACTGGCAGGTCGGCTATCGCGCGGGTACAACATCGTCCGGCGTATCCCACCCGGTGACGCCGACGTCGCACTTGGACCAGTTCGTCGAAGCCGCCGGTACAGCCTACATGGCGCCGGAGGCTTTCGCTGACGAGGACGGCACCGGGGAGTACCTCGACGTCTTTTCGCTCGGCGCAATCGCCTATCATCTTTTTTCCGGAGTTCCACCGGCCGCCAACGGATTAGAGCTGAGCAACAAACTGCGCGAGACGAAGGGGCTCCAGATCAGCTCCGTCCTTAACGGCGCTTGCGAGGCTCTCCAGTACCTTATTCAATACAGCACACATCCCGAGGTGCCCAGCCGGACCGATTCGGTCGTCGATTTTCTGCAAGAGCTCGATGAGGTTGAGGAAGAGTTGACCTCTCCAGAGTCGAAGTCCATCGAAGATCCGAGCAGAGCTCAGCCGGGAGATATGCTCCCGGGAGACCTGAAAGTCTCGAGACGCCTGGGGCAAGGCGCATTTTCCGTCGTGCTCCTGGTCGAGCATAACGGCGAGGACTTCATCCTCAAGGCCGCATCCACTCCCGACCACAATACCAGAATCAAAGGCGAGGCAGAGGTGCTCCAGAAGCTCCGGCACCCCCACATCGTGGAGTTCGAAAAACAGCTAGTGCTGGGCACCCGCAACGCTTTTCTCATGCGGCCCGTTTACTCGGAGAAGGAAAAACGGATCATAGAAACGCTCGGCCAGCGCCTTCGCAAAGAAGGCAAGCTGCACATCGATCTGTTGCAGCGTTTTGGGGAGGACCTGCTCGAGACGGTCAACTATCTCGAGGAGCAAGGTTTCCCACACCGGGACATCAAGCCTGACAACATTGCCATCGGAATGCTGGGGCGCGGCGACAAGCTACACCTGGTTCTCTTCGACTTCTCTCTCTCCCGCACGCCGCCCGAAAATATCCGTGCGGGCACGACCGGCTATCTCGACCCTCTGCTTCCGATTCGAAAGGCGTGGGACCTTCATGCGGAACGCTATGCGGCCGCCGTAACCCTCTACGAGCTGGCAACCGGAATGCTTCCGAAATGGGGAGATGGGGCAACGGACCCATCGCACCTCGACTGCGAAATCACGATCGACGCTGAATTGTTTGAAGCCGGATTGCGCGATCAGTTGGCCGAGTTCTTCACCAGGGCGTTTCGCCGCAATGTTGCGGAACGGTCCGACAATGCCGAAGAGATGCTGCGAAGCTGGCGCGCCTGCTTTGAAGCTATCGAAGAACCCGGCACGTTGGCCGACAAGGAGGATGACTCGCGTCTGCGAGGCTTGCTTGCCGAAGCCAGTTTCGACACCCAGATCCACGAACTCGGCCTGGGAACCCGCGCCACAAACGCTCTCGACCGGGCAAACATCCTTACAGTCGAGGACCTGCTCACTGTCCCGCTACGGCGGCTGTTGCGTCTGCGCGGCGTAGGCAATAAAACCCGTCGCGAGATCTCGGCCATCAGGCGAATGCTTCTTGAGCAGTTGGGCAAGCCGCTTCGCGAAAAACCCTCGGTGCCTGTTGAGGCGGAGCCCCCGCGTGAGTCAATTGACCTCGCCACCTTGAGCATCGATATGCTCGTCAGGCGCGTGGCCGGAGCGGGGGGCCGCGGCCGGGAAACAACCCAGCACGTCTTGCGGGCCATCCTAGGGCTCGAATCTGAATCGCCGGAGTGGCCCACCCAATCAGATGTCGCCCGAACCTTGAAAATCACCAGGGCCCGCGTCAGCCAGCTGGTAGGGCAGTTCCAGAACCGATGGTCGAGAGATCCCGCGATTACCCGAATCCGATCTGACATCGCTGATATCCTTGCCGGCCAGGCCGGTGCCATGTCGCTCCGGGAATTGACCGAGGCCGTGCTTACCGCGCGGGGTTCAACCGAGGATGAGCCGCAGCGCACCCGACTGGCCTGTGCGGTGGTCCGCGCCTCTGTCGAAGTCGAGCGCACGATGGCGGAGTCGCGTTTCATCGTCCATCTGGCAGAATCGGGCATCCTTGTGGCCGCAACACAGGAACTCGCGAATTACGCGATCCGCCTTGGTCAGGTCGCGGACAGGCTGGCAGAAGAAGACCCGCTTGTCGTTCCTACCCGGGCGATCGAACGGCTGCGCGAGATCCAACCACCTGCAGGCATGGTCATTACCGACTCCCGGTTGCTGCGGATGGCTTCGGCAGCTTCGCGTCACGCAGCCGTCTCGAGCCGCCAGGAGCTGTACCCGAGGAACATGGATGCCGCGAGAGCGCTGAAGCTGTCCCAGGGCGCACTTCTGGGCGTGAGGTCGCTGACCATCGAACAGATCCGGGAACGCGTGTCAAGCCGTTATCCAGAAGCTCAACCAGCGCCGGATAGGCCCATGCTCGACGATCTTCTGCGCCAGGCGGGGCTCGATTTCGAGTGGGACCCGGAGGGCCGGGAGGGCACCGGCTGCTACACCAGCCGGCTGAGCGAACGGCCTTCGATCTCCACCCGCACCGAGTCGCTCCCACGACACCCAACCGGACGCGACCTGAGCCCAGCGGGCGAGGTGACTCCTGATTTCGCGGAAGCAAGGCAATTCGAGGAGCGGCTCCAGCGCGCCGCAAAAGGAGGAGCGTTCCTGACCCTTCTGGTGAACCCGAATTATCACCGGAATTACCAGAAAGCGATGAAGGAGCTGTCAAGCCGGTTTCCGGTCCAGCTCGTGGATTTCGAGGAAGTCTTTCTGGAGGCTCTGCGGCACGCAGCCACGAAAGCGCGCGTGAGCTGGGACCTCGTGGTCAAAACCGATGCGACGCCCGGCCAAGGCGACTGGGATAAGCTGATGCTCCTGGTTGGCCGAGCCATGAACGCGGTTGAGCAGCGTTTTCTGCGCGCCGAAAAGACAATGCTGATCGTTTACGCGGGCTTGCTCGCCCGATACGACCGGATGGACTTTCTGGAACGGATGCGGGACCGCATCGGACGCCGCGACGGGATCCACGGCCTCTGGCTTCTGGTCCCCGGTGATGACCAGGCGCTGCTGGACGGCAAGGCCATCCCTATCATCAGCCCCGGCCAGCGCGCCCGCATTCCGAATAGCTGGATCGAGAACCAGCATCGCGCGCCAGCCGGCGGGGGGGACCCCGCATGA